The following is a genomic window from Actinomycetota bacterium.
GCACAGCCTGCGGCAGGAGGGGCCGCTGCTCCTGCTGCGGCGAAACCCGCCGCCGCGCGACCAGCCGCCCGCGCCGGAACCGGGGCTCCCGCCAAGAAGGCGGTCGGGAACGGCAATGCGGCCGCGGTGCCCGAGCGGGTGCAGCGTCTGTTAGCGGTCGTGAAGCCCGAGGCGATCCAGAAGGTCGAGCGCCAGCCGATGGACCGCGTCAACGTGTGGCCTCACCTGATGGCGGCGGAGTTCGTCTCACTGCTGGTCGTGATGGCGATGATCACGCTGTTCTCGGTCGCCGTTGACGCACCGCTGCGTGAGCTGGCGAACTTCAGCCAGACGCCGAACCCGTCGAAGGCGCCGTGGTACTTCCTCGGGCTCCAGGAGCTGCTCCGGTACTTCCACCCGCAGCCCGCCGGGGTCACGATCCCAACGGTCATCATCATCGGGCTCTTCGCGACGCCGTTCATCGACCGCAATCCATCGACGAGGCCGGACGACCGAAAGCTTGCCATCGTCATCTTCACGTTCTTCGTGATCAGCTTCGCGATCCTGACCACCATCGGCATGTTCTTCCGGGGGCCCGGCTTCAACTTCGTGTACCCGTGGGAGACCGGCCCGATCTTCTTCGAGCTATAGCGATCAGAGGAGCCCAGTGAACCCAGGAACGATCGCTCTCATCCTCGTCGCCCTCAGCGTCGTCGCGTGGGCGCTGTTCATGGTGAACGTGACTGTGCGACGGCAGCGGAAGGCGGCGACCGGCGCCGAGAGCCGCGAGCACCCGGTGGGCACCCACGATTCCCAGGGCGCGACAGTCGTGCCAGCGTCTGCGGCCGTGGGTGCAGGCGCCGGTGGTGGAGACGTCACGGTCGAGAAGGTCCCGAAGGAGAAGCTGAAGCCGCTGACGCCGGAGCAGATGGCGGTCTCGCGCCGGCAGTTCCTGAACCGCGCCTGGGCGGCATCGTTCAGCGCGTTCCTCGGGTTCTTCGGGATGGCGACCCTTTCGTTCCTGTGGCCCAAGCTCACGGGCGGCTTCGGCACGAGGATCACCGTCGGTTCGCACGCCGACCTCCTGCGACAGATCGGCCCCGAGGGCAACTTCACGCCGCTGTTCGTGCCGGAAGGCCGCTTTTGGCTGACCTACTACGAAGGCGATCCTGGCGACGTCCCCGTGTACCTCGCGGTGGGAGCCGCGGAGGCGAAGATGCAGGCTCTCTACAGGAAGTGCGTCCACCTCGGGTGCTCGGTCCCGCACTGCGGGACCTCGATGCTGTTCGAGTGCCCCTGTCACGGATCCAAGTACCGCCTCACCGGCGAGTACTACGGCGGGCCCGCTCCGCGCGGGCTGGATAGGTTCCCTATCAGCATCGAAGGCGGCATGGTCGTGGTGGACACCGGCGACACGCAGGAGGGGCCGCCGCGGGGCGTCAGCACCTGGGACCAGTTCGCGGAGCCCAAGGGCCCGCTCTGCGTCCCCACATAGAAGAGGAGAACTAAACAAGGGTGGATACCGGCTCGGTTGTAGCGATCGCGTTGGTC
Proteins encoded in this region:
- a CDS encoding Rieske 2Fe-2S domain-containing protein; translation: MNPGTIALILVALSVVAWALFMVNVTVRRQRKAATGAESREHPVGTHDSQGATVVPASAAVGAGAGGGDVTVEKVPKEKLKPLTPEQMAVSRRQFLNRAWAASFSAFLGFFGMATLSFLWPKLTGGFGTRITVGSHADLLRQIGPEGNFTPLFVPEGRFWLTYYEGDPGDVPVYLAVGAAEAKMQALYRKCVHLGCSVPHCGTSMLFECPCHGSKYRLTGEYYGGPAPRGLDRFPISIEGGMVVVDTGDTQEGPPRGVSTWDQFAEPKGPLCVPT
- a CDS encoding menaquinol-cytochrome c reductase cytochrome b subunit, encoding AQPAAGGAAAPAAAKPAAARPAARAGTGAPAKKAVGNGNAAAVPERVQRLLAVVKPEAIQKVERQPMDRVNVWPHLMAAEFVSLLVVMAMITLFSVAVDAPLRELANFSQTPNPSKAPWYFLGLQELLRYFHPQPAGVTIPTVIIIGLFATPFIDRNPSTRPDDRKLAIVIFTFFVISFAILTTIGMFFRGPGFNFVYPWETGPIFFEL